The genomic interval AGTGCCAGATTGTTAAGATCGATTGCTATGTCAGGATGATCAGTTCCCAACTGCTGCTCGTCAATTTCTAGCGCTCTGAGGAAGAGGGGTTCTGCCTCCGCATAGCGTCCTTGAGATCGGTAGAGGTATGCCAGATTGTTAAGACAGGTTGCGATGGTGGGATGATTGGCTCCCAACTGCTGTTCATCGATTTCCACCGATCTAAGGAAGAGGGGTTCTGCCTCCCCATAACGTCCCTGGGATTGGTAGAGATTTGCTAAGTTATTGAGATCGATTGCCACAGCGGGATGGTTGGCTCCCAAGTGCTGTTCATCAATTTCCAGCGCTCTAAGGAAGAGGGTTTCTGCCTTCCCATAGCGTCCCTGGGATTGGTAGAGATTTGCCAGGTTATTGAGATCGATCGCCACATCGGAATGATTGGGTCCCAACTGCTGTTCACTAATTTCCAGTGCTCTGAGGAAGAGGGGTTCTGCATCCCCATAGCGTCCCTGGGATTTGTAGAGATTTGCCAGATTGTTGAGATGGATTGCCACAGTGGGATGGTTCACTCCCAACTGCTGTTCATCGATTTCCAGCGCTCTGAGGAAGAGGGGTTCTGCATCCCCATAGCGTCCCTGGGATTGATAGAGGAGTGCCAGTTCGTTGAGACTGGTTGCGAGTTTGGTCTGGAGGTCTTGCGTTTCCTGGAGGGCGATCGCCTTCTGATAAGCCTGGATCGCTAAATCTTGCTCCTGAGCATAGTCTGCAAAAGTTCCGGCTTTTAAGCGATCGCCATAAAGTTTCCCCAACTGAACGTATAGACTGGCTAACAGGGGCGATTCTGCATCCTCTACCTCCAGCGCTGCAATTTGTTTCTGCAACTCTTTTGCCTGGTTCTGCGACTCCAGGCTGGAAACCAGGTGTCTGGTATGCTGAATCTCCCGATCGGGAATCGGGTTGGACTGTTCTATAGGTTGGACGGTCAACGGACGTTCAAACTCAAATACGCCACCGCGCCAGCTCCAGAAGTCGGGCGCTTGCAGGGTTAACTCGGCGGCAATTTTTTCGGTCAACCAGAGGACGATCGGAACCTGAAACTCTCGCAGGGCTTCGCGCGTCCATTGCAGGGAGAAGAAAAACCGTTCCCGATCGGATTGGGCATCCTGTAACCGGACTGCCAGCAATCGATCGGCTCCCAGCACTGTAACGATAGCGGGTTGTCCCAATTGCAAGGGGGTTTCCCGGTTGACCAGTTCCGCCATTGCCTGTCGCAGGCTAATTTGCTCCCGTGTTAACTCCAGCCGATAGCAGGCAACCCCCTGGGTAGAAAATTCGGTTTCGTATGCCTGAATTAACTCATCCCGCAAACCCAGATTGTCGCAGATGCCAATCAACAGATTTAACTGGTTCAGGCTGGCTTGCAGTGCCAGCACCAGGCGGCGCAGGTTGCGTCGGTTGTCTGCTTCAAATACGTCTGGTTGAGGATCGATTGCCGTCATGCTACTGAATCAAATGCTTACGCTTCAGCAAATCCGCCACGATCGGATGCACGTCGTACCAGAGATCATCGTTCAGATACTCCAGCACATACAACCCATGCAATAGATCGAGAAATTCCTTGCTCTCCGTATCGGCTGTTGCCTGGGTTTGATACACCTCCACCAGCATGGAATAGAACTTGGTGCCCAGGGGACGGGCAAAATCGTTGCGTAAATTGCGCAGGGCCAGGGTCAGAATCCCATCGTCAATCTTGATCGATTGCCGTTCTGGTTCACTCTCTAGCAACACCATCGATTCCGTACAGCATTCCCGTGCCATGCGCACCAACTCTCGCATCACCCCCCCACTTTTGAGCACAATTTGTTGTGCCGTTTCGGGTTCAATCAGGTCAGATGGCACGCGTTTCTTCAGCACTTCCAAAAAAACATTGACGGTTTTTTCAATCGGTGGGGCGTTGTCTGTGCGGCAGTCCTCCTTCGAGAAAAATTTTGCCACGGGAAACTGCTGCACCCGCACCACTCCTTCCGAATTCAACACCCCAATCAACGCAGGTTCACGAATCGCCGAAATAGGGATGGTGAAAACGATCCGAAAACCGGGGGCAAACAACGATTTGATGTTCTTTAGGTAAATGGATTCCACCAGTGCCAGATCGAGTTTGTCCAGATCATCAATGATCACCAGAACGGGCTTTTTCACCGCCGTCTGGATCAGTGCAGCAATCTGATTAATCTTGTCTACCAGTTCGGAAATACGGTACTGGTAGGTGGTTTTAATTTCTTCCCGAAAGGTTTCTTCCTGCTTGAGCTTGGCAGTCAATACCTGAAAGAAATTTCCCCCAGCGGCAAGTTCAGATTTCAAATCCTTACTGGCAGTGGTACTTTTGGTTGTCGTAAACCACTCCAACAGCGACTTCTGAGTTGCCGGAGGAATTTCGACCTGCGCCTGGGTTGCCTTGCTTAAGAGCATGAGGGCGATCGCATACAGAATATTGACATGATTCACATCCGACATCTCAATCATGTCTGAGATCGAAAAGAACACGGTGAAATGATGCGGCTGCATCTCGATCGAGAATCGTTTCAGCAGTGTCGATTTGCCGCACCCTCGATGTCCGGCAAAGACCAGCTTGCCATCTTTGGTCGCAGCTTCGGTTTCCCGCTTGAGCCGAATCAATACCTCAGTCCCATATTCCACACGGAATTTGTCGATTTCTTCGGCTGTAATCAGCGGAAACAAATCAAGGTCACGGTAAGCCTGTTGAAGTCTGGACAGCAGTGCTTGATCCATGCAAGGGGTAGGAGATGAAGAGACTGATCACTCTCATGGTACAGAAGTCTATGCAATTGTTGTAGGTGTCAGGTGTCAGGTGTCAGGTGTCAGGGAATTAAGTAACGCTATGTGCAGCTTGAAAGCTGAGATCCTCGGTTTCTCGTTGAAATTGATTCGATTCACCGGATGGCTTTGACAGAAACCGGGGATCTGAGAATAGGCGCACATCGGATTAAGCTCTAAACCTCTAATCCTGAATTCTTCTTTGCAGGGCTTTGAGTTTGCCCGATCGACCAGAAATGGTCGCTGAGTTTGGCTCAATTTCCACAAACAGCTTGCCAGAGAAGGTATTGCTCCAACCGGGACGCTCGTAAATGGTGGTTTCCGCCAGTTTGGCTTTCTCCTCATAGCCGAGCTGGGACAGGGCATCCTTTAGCTTTTGGATAAACGCCCGTTTATTTGTGAACGGGACTGAAATGGTTGTGTGGCGATTAAAATAAGCGCCGCTCAGTCCTGCCAGTAACCCCGCTAAAATACTCGCCTGGTAGGGATCGCCCGTTGCCAAACTGGCTCCAGTTTGCTGCGAGATGACGATCGCGCCAATCAGCGTCGTTCCCACAAAGTAGTAGAGAAACGTTGGCAGAAAACCCGGTCCCTTTTGCATAACCTTTTCCTGAAAGGATGTTTTAACTGTTTCCGCTCCACAGTTTATAACCCCACAGTCTATCGTCAACTGGTTAAAGTCCAAGCACAAAGTCAAACAACTGATGAGCCATTTGGAGCTTACTGCATGGCTCGATCGCCTGCTTGCGTCCATTGCGATCCAGCAAAATCGCCTGGTTCAGATCACTTCCAAAGCCGCTGTTGGGTTGATCAATCGGGTTGGCAGCGATCGCATCCAGCTTTTTCCGTTGCAACTTTTCCAACGCTGGGGTCTCGATATCCCCATCCTGGGCGGCAAACCCAATTAACTTTTGGTGGGGTTGTTTCAGGGTTGCCAGTTTTGCCGCAATATCGGGCACAGGTTCCAGAGGCAGCGTTTCAGGTAGTGCCGATTTGGGCAGTTTCTCTGCGTGGTAGCTGGCTGGTTTCACATCTGCAACGGCTGCCGCCATCACCGTCCAATCCGCATGGGGAAAAAAATCGAGTAGAGCCTGCTGCATCTCGTTTGCACTGGTAACTGCAATTGCCCGTACCCCCTGTAGCTCCGCAATTAATCGCGGCTCTAGGGGAGCATGCACCAGAGTGACACCTGCCCCGCGATGGGTAGCTGCCTCCGCCAGCGCAATTCCCATTTTCCCGGTAGAAGGATTTCCGATGAAACGTACCGGATCAAGGTATTCCCGTGTTCCACCTGCACTAATCAGCACCTGCTTTCCTGCCAGGTCACGCTGTCCCTGGGTATGGAGCAAGGAAAGAATGTGGGGCAGAATGCTTGCGGGTTCTGCCATACGTCCCATCCCCACCCGATCGCACGCCAAAATTCCTGCCCCCGGACCAACGGCATGAAAGCGCGGGTCAGTTTGAATTTGCTGCCAGTTGCGCTGAACCGATCGCTGTTCCCACATATCTGTATTCATTGCAGGTGCCAGCAGCACCGGACAGGTCGAAGCCAGAACCGTATTCGTCAGCAAGTTATCTGCCATGCCGTAGACCAGCTTTGCCAGGGTGTTAGCGGTCAGTGGTGCAATCACCAACACCTCTGCCCATTCACCCAACTCAATGTGAAGCGGACGGGCATGAATTGGCTGCCAGAAGGACTGGTCGGTATAGACCGGATGACGGCACAGGGTCGATATAGTTAGCGGGGTAATAAATTCCTGGGCAGAATCGGTTAGAATCGCTCGCACTTCCGCCCCAACCTTTGCCAGGGAGGAAATTACTTCACAAACTTTATAGGCAGCAATGCCACCGCCAATGCCAATTAGAATTCGTTTGCCTGAGAAAAAGGGTGGGGGGTGGGGGGTGGGGGGTGGGGAGAATGCCATAGAAATAGAAAAAAGGCAGAATCAGAAGCGTTTTCTCTTAATTCTGCGTTCTCAATTCATGCCCTGTGCAACCTGGGAGCTGAGATCCCCGGTTTCTCGTTGAATCTGATTCAATTCACCGGATGACTCTGCCAGAAACCGGGGATCTGAGAATAACCGCACAGTGCGTTAATTCTCAATTTCTTCAGGCTTCGTCAAAGGGTTCCATATCCAGCAGATAGAAGTAGGGTTCTGCCAGTTCGGGACGCTGGAACGCGATCGCCCGCAATAGGTGCCAGTCTCTCAGTTCGGCAAAGGTGTCCGGTCTATTCGTCCGCTTCCAGGCGCGCGGCGATCGCTGCCACATCCGCTTCCGTCAAGGTTGAGAAGTTTAGATCAATCAAACTTGCAGTTGTCATAATTCCCGCCCCCTTGACCTGATTTGCAACAGAACTGATGGATTTCCCTGCTCATTCGGTGAATCCACCCCTATTCTATCCTGCTCAGCTGCGCTGGAGGCTGTATTCCCTCACTCATTCCTTCCCAGACAATCCTTCTTTAACAAAAATTTGCATTTGTTCCAGCACAATCGGTTGAATTTCGTGCCCCATGTTGTACTCGTGATACTCAGGTTCCACCCCCAGGGATTGCAAACTTGCTCTTGCCTGGTGAGCGGATACCAAAGGGACAACTTGATCCTGCCTGCCATGCACCATTAACACGGGTGGAAAACTCGAAGTCTGCGGTTGGAGGGGTGCGTGTAAATATCCACTCAACACCATCAACCCTGCCAGTGGAAAATTTAACCCCACATCCAGGGTCATCGCTCCACCCTGGGAAAAGCCCCCCAAAACCGTGTGGGCAAGGGGAACGCCCGTTTGCTCTGGTAAAGATTTCAGGAAATCGATCAACAAATTGCGACTGGTAGAGAGATCGGGGCGATCGCGAAACTCTGGCTTACCTAGAAAGCGATACTCCTCTGGAAATTCGTACCACATCCTTCCCACCGGATTGAACGGGTGGGGAAAGGGGGCATCGGGAAACACAAACTGATACGTGGGCAAATCCAGATAGGGCGCTAACCCCAACAAGTCTTGATAGTTCGCTCCCCAACCATGCAGCAGCACAATTACTCCTGTGGCTGGCTGACCAGAAGCAGGCGGCACCGAAATAGCTTGTAATGTCAACAGCGTTCTCCCAACCGATTTCACTGATACTGATAATAAGGCAGGACTTGGGCGAAGGAAGTTTGCTGTTTAAAAAGGGCAAAAGGCAGAGGGCAAAGATAGGGAAGATGAGGGAGGCGGGAAGAGAAACGAGCTTTTATCCTTTATCCCTTCTTTACACCCTGTTCCCTACAGGAGATTGCAAATTGGAGAAACTTTTGTTGGGGAAAAGTAGTCTAGCTAGAATGCCGGTGGTCGGTGACTCAACATTTAGCCAATCGGGATTGAGATCATGTGCCTGAAATTTGTGCTACTTCTGTCGGGGGCGATCGCGCTTAGCTTTTCTGTCGCTCCGATGTCTACCCTTGCCCAGTCCGATGCTTTCCCTGGCGATGCATCTGCCAATCCAGGCGTTAACTTCAAACTGAATCAGAAACAGCGCGGAGCCATTCAACAATTCAGTAAATTTGCCTTTGACCAGTTCGAAGACCTGCTCACGGGTGGACTTGAATCTGGCAAAGTCACGCCACCCCAACCTTCCCCCCAAACTGAGCAAATGCTGCGCGATTTCGCCAGTGACCTGCGCCCCGATCAGGAACAAATTGCAGAACTTCGCAACCTTCTCGAAACCGCCCGTCAACAATTAGACCAGCAGTTTGAGCAAAAGTAAGGAACTATATGGGCTTAGCATTCGGCAGCGATGCTTTCGACTCCGGCAAAAGTCTCTGCCCGAATGCCAAGCTCTTACGCCTGGAACTGTCGGTACTATTTAATTCGCAATCCTACAGCCGTTTTCATTTGCATTCACCACACCCTACAGCCTACACCCTACGCCCCAATTCACGAGTTGTGGCTGATTGATTTGAGAATCGCTGTAAGAGTTCCAGAGCTACTCTCCCGCGGCAACGGGTTCTGGTAAATAAAGCCGATCTTCACTGGCGTCAAATTCAAACAGTTCAGCGTAGCGTCCCCAGTCTACGGCAGTCGCAAACTGCCGAACTGCCACTTCGCGGGGAAAATGTTCATCCAGCAGATCCAGGAAAAAATCTTCTCGCATGGAGCCATCTTGCTTCTCCTGCAAAGTTTTCACCATGCTGACAATCATCGGGACATGCTCCAGCACTTGCTGACGAAACAGGTCTTTACTACGCAGAATAGTGGTGGTGGCAAAGTCACGCCCGATTTCAGTCAAATGCACATCTCCCTGAAACACTTCAGCAAAACCCAACATGACTGCTGCGTCCAAAATTGGCAACAGGTCATCCACTTCAAGCTGAAGTCGCTCCGCCAGGCGGGGAATATCGTCGGTGCCTTCGGGCTGATCCACAATTAACTCCAGTAAACCGCTGATTCCACCAGAGCGGGCATGGGGCAGCACCTGGGCATAGGGAGAACGGGGAACTGAAGGCGCAACTTTGGGAGAAGCAACTGCCCCGGATGTAACTTCGACATCGGGGTTGGTCATAACGGTGTAAATGTAGTCCACCAGGGTTTTGAAGCGATCGCTGTTGCGATCGTGCGATCGGGGGAGGTCGATCATTAACTCCCCCCGAATCCGTCCTGGATTTGCGCCCAGGATAATCACCCGATCGGCAAGAAATACGGCTTCTTCAATGTTGTGGGTAACAATCACAATACTTCTTGAGGGGAAGGTGCCTGCATTCCACAAATCGTCAATTTCTCCCCGCAGGTTTTCGGAAGTCAGCACATCCAAGGCACTAAAGGGTTCATCCATAAATAGCACCTTGGGTTCCATCACAAATGCTCTGGCAAATCCGACCCGTTGCCGCATTCCTCCCGACAATTCCTTGGGATAGGCACTCTCAAAGCCGTCTAAGCCTACCAGGTCGATCGCCTTCAGTGCCCGTTGGCGACGCTCTTTGCGTTCCACTCCCTGGGCTTCCAAACCCACTTCCACATTTTCTTGAACGGTCAACCAGGGTAACAACGCAAAACTCTGAAACACCATCGAAACGTCTTTGTTGGAGCCATTTAGCCGCTTGCCGTTACTGACCACCTGCCCTTTGCTGGGGGGAATTAAGCCCGCCATAATCCGCAGGAGGGTGCTTTTTCCACTGCCACTCCGTCCCAGCAGGGCTAACACTTCGCCTGATTTAACACTCAGATTAATGTCTTGCAGGACGGTGAACTCTCCCTTTCCTTCTGGCAAGGGAAAACTTTTACAGACCTGCTCGGTCATGATCAATCGATCGGTTGCGGTAGATGTTGCCGTCATGATCGCATCGCTCCTCACAGATGGTACTTGGTTTCCGCCAGGTGATACAGTCGCCGCCAAAACAGACGATTAATCCCCACAACAAACAGGCTCATCATGCCAATTCCCAGGGTGATGCGGGGCCAATCGCCTTTTTCCGTTGCCTCTGCAATGTAAGCCCCCAGTCCACTGGCAATCAGGGTTGTTTGTCCCCAGGAGACCACTTCTGACACGATGCTGGCGTTCCAGGCTCCACCGCTGGCAGTAATGCCACCTGTCACCCAGGCAGAGAAGATGCCAGGAATAATCAACTTTTGCCAGAGTTTCCACCCCCGCAATCCAACGTCGGTTGCCATTTCGCGCAAATCTGTGGGAATGCTCATGGCTCCAGCGATCGAGTTAAACAAAATGTACCATTGGGCACCCAGTGCCATCAGCAAAATGCTGCCCCAATTGATACTGATGTGGGAGTTGATGAAAAAGAGGGTGGCAAAGGGGAAGATAAAGTTTGCCGGGAAGGAGGCAAGAAATTGGGCAACAGGTTGAAACAGGCGGGCGATTTTGGGATTAAATCCGATCGCCACCCCAATGGGAGTCCAAATCAGGGTGGCAAACACCAGCAGAACAATCACGCGCAACAGGGTCAACGCTCCCAGCCCAAAGGTTTTGAACACCTCCTCCAGCCCAACCGTTGTCAGAATGAAGTGAACTCCAACCAGCAGGAGTGCCCCAATGATTCCCAGCATCACGAAGGTGTAGAGGCGATCGCTCACTGCCTGGGAGGGGGTAGCAGATCCACTGGGGGAAGGTGGTGGCATCAGGCGAGACAGCCAAAGATTCACCTGTTCTCCGACAGGCGTTAGCAGGCGTCCCACCAGGCGGGGCAACCGGGCTGCTTTCAATAAATCGTAGACCCAGGATTCGGGAGCATCTGCGGCAGCGCTCTGCTCCAGGCGAAACTTGTCAGACCAGGCAATCAGGGGTCGCCAAAAAAGCTGATCCACCAGCAGGATGACGATCGCCATCGCCAAAATTGCCCATCCCAGAGCAGGCAGGTTTTTTTGCCCGACCGCTTCTGCCACATAGGAGCCAATTCCGGGCAGGGTGTACTGTTTGTTCAACACACTGATGGCTTCGCTGGCAGCAACAAAAAACCAGCCTCCCCCAAAGCTCATCATCGCGTTCCAGACCAAACCAATCATTGCCGAGGGAACTTCCAGTTTGGTGAATCGCTGCCAGCGCGATAGTCGGTACAGCGTTGCTGCCTCATCCAACTCATGCGGCACCATCTTGAGCGACTGGTAAAACGAGAAGGTCATGTTCCATACCTGACTGGTAAAAATCGCAAAAATGGATGCGGCTTCCAATCCCAGCAGGCTTCCGGGAAACAGGGCAATAAAGCCCGTCACCGTAATTGACAAAAACCCCAATACGGGAACCGATTGCAAAATGTCGAGCAACGGCACCAAAACTTTTTCGGCGCGCCGACTGTAGGCGGCAACATAGCCATAAACCAGGGTGAACACCGTTGAGAAAAATAGCCCGATAAACATCCGCAGGGTCGATCGCCCCGCGTAATAGGGCAAATTCCACGGATCAAGCGTGACACCCGGAACATCCTCAGGGGGTCTAAAGCTGACCAGTGTTCCCGCCCCAACCTGGGCAACCAGCGCGATTAGCAGCAGTGTGCCCAGAATTACCGCCACATCAGCCAGACCAAAGGGAAACCGTTGCAGCGCTTCACGGGAAGGAAAGGTTTGCTTCAGCATCGATAGCAATCTTGGATTTTGAAATTTATAGCGAAAGGCAGAAGGCAGGAAAGCAGGGCAATGGTTGAACCCTAAACGCTGAAGGTTAAGGCTAAGTAAACAGGGGATGGAGAAGGGTTGGGGGCTAAGGGCGTTTATTCTTATATCTTTTATCCTTTTTCTACCACCTACCACCTACCACCTAGCACCTACGAAGCTGGCAGCCGTAAAACATTCAGGCTAAACGTAATCAAGGAGAGGAACAGAATAAACCCGATCGAATCCAGCAGGGTAGTCACTAAAGGGCCGCTGACCAGGGCAGGATCGAGCTTCAGACGTTTAAGTGCCATGGGTAGGAGGGTTCCCAGGGTAACTGCAACAACCGTATTGGTTGCCATCACCAAACCTGCAACGATCGCCACCCAGCGCGTGCTTGCCGGAGTCCAGATCAATGACAGGAGAATCATTGTGCTGCCCAATGCCAGGGCTGTCACCACACCCGCCAGAAGTTCCTTGCGCAGAATTCTGAGGGTATCGAGCGGAGTGACTTCGCCAACACCGAGGGAACGGATGGTTACGGTGAGTGCCTGAATCCCCACCGTACCCCCCGTATTTGAAAACAGCGGCATAATTACAGCGAGCACAGGCACAAGCGAAATCGTTTTCTGAAAGGGAGCGATCGCGCTGGAGGCTCCGATATATAGAGCCATGATCCCGACCAGCCAGGGCAGGCGATTTTGAATCTTTTGCAAGGGATGGGAGAGGGACGACTCATCCCCACCGCCAACCCCGGCAATCCTTTGAATGTCCTCTGTGGCTTCTTCTTCCAGGATGTCTACCACATCATCAATGGTGACAATTCCCACCAGACGGTCTTCCCGGTCTACTACGGGTAACGCCAGCAGATCGTAGCGCTTCATCAATTGGGCGACTTCTTCCTGGGGGGTATCGGTGCGAACCTTAAGGACGCGATCGCTGGCAATATCTCGAATCAGAGCATCGGGCAGCGAAAAAAGGAGTTGCCGCAAAGACACAACCTGTACCAGTTTCCGGTTATCGTCTGTGACGTAGGCATAATAGACCGTTTCCTTATCCCGGTCATTCATGCGAATTTTGCTTAATGCCTGGGAAACCGTCAAACCTTGCCGCAACCGGACATACTCGGTTGTCATCACCCGTCCAGCAGTGCCCTCCGGGTAACCCAAAATGGTTGCTGTTGCCCGTCGTTCTCCTGGGCTGAGTTGCTGGATCAGCCGTCTGACTACGCCCGCAGGCAATTCATCAAACAGCTCTGCCCGGTCATCCGGTCGCATGGCTTCCACAATCTGACAGAGTTGCGCATCATGCAGGGCACCAATCAGTTCTTCTCTGACATCCGGGTCTAGATATTCAAATACGTCCGTTGCCTGGTCTTTGCTTAGTAACCGAAATGCGATCGCCCGCCGCTCTGGGGGTAAGTCGGCGACATAATCGCACACATCAACCGCAGGCATCTGGTTCAGTTCAAGCTTGAGCCGATTCAAGTCGGAAATCACCGACAGCGAAGCACGACCTTCCTGGGTAAGCATAGTGTCTCCTCGATCTCCCCCGCGCTGGAAGACCAAGGTTCACCAGGTTAGGGGAGGCTATTACTGTAAGGGGATGGACCAGTGTCCATGGAATTTATAGAATTCAACATCGCCACCTGAAGGCAGGTATCGCTGTGTTTATGCTACCCCCAAGCGGCTCGATTATTCAATGTATAGAACGGCACTTGACTAAAAAATCATCCGTAATGCATAGGGAATTGGTGAGAGAAATTAAACTACTCCAGGATTTGCGCATCCTAGTAGGGGAAGGAAATTAAACCAGTTTTCAAAGATTTAGGAATGGAAATGAGGAGTTTTCCTGTAGGGCTTAACCGCTTTGGACCGATCGCCTTTTTCCCTGACACTGACTTACTTGATCTGGCTTTGAATGTATCTAAGGATACAACCATAAAATCAAATAAAGTTGATTGAATTGAGGAAGCAAAGTTCTTAAAATATCGAATTAAATGCTTTTAAGTATTTTTTAATGAACAATTTTTATTGAAGTATTTTTTCTGTTTCAAGCCATGCTGTTCAAATGCCGTATTTCTTAATAGACTGCTTGCATTGATTAGGACCATTGCGAGCATGAACACACCCAGCCATGCCGTTGTCAACCTTTCGCTGCTTGCTAGTTGGCAACCCCAAGCAATTTTGCCGATCGTCATTGGGGCAGTCCTGCCCGACGTGCCCATGTTTGTCATGTATTTCTGGGCAAAGCAGGTTCGTCACCAGTCCGATCGCCAGATTTGGACTGAGACCTACTGGACTCCCTTCTGGCAGAACATGACCCATACGTTTCATTCCATTCCGTTGAAGTTGTTGGGCATCGCGATCGCCCATTTGCTGGGCTGGCAACTACTTGAAATCCTCTTTTTAAGTGCGCTGTTGCATTCTCTGGGTGATTTTCCAATCCACAATCACGATGCCCACCGCCACTTTCTGCCGTTCAGCAACTATCGTTTCATCAGTCCCCTTTCCTATTGGGACCCCCGCCACCATAGCCGCATCGTCTCTCTGGTCGAAAAGTTGTTAGTCCTGGTAGCCAGCTTCTACCTATTTCCAATTTTAGATTCCTGGATAGCCAGAACCGCCCTGGTTGCGGTCAACGTCGCCTACTTGAGCGGTTACTTCTCTCGCTCCATTACGCGCAAATGTGTTCAGGCAAAAATTCA from Kovacikia minuta CCNUW1 carries:
- a CDS encoding tetratricopeptide repeat protein; its protein translation is MTAIDPQPDVFEADNRRNLRRLVLALQASLNQLNLLIGICDNLGLRDELIQAYETEFSTQGVACYRLELTREQISLRQAMAELVNRETPLQLGQPAIVTVLGADRLLAVRLQDAQSDRERFFFSLQWTREALREFQVPIVLWLTEKIAAELTLQAPDFWSWRGGVFEFERPLTVQPIEQSNPIPDREIQHTRHLVSSLESQNQAKELQKQIAALEVEDAESPLLASLYVQLGKLYGDRLKAGTFADYAQEQDLAIQAYQKAIALQETQDLQTKLATSLNELALLYQSQGRYGDAEPLFLRALEIDEQQLGVNHPTVAIHLNNLANLYKSQGRYGDAEPLFLRALEISEQQLGPNHSDVAIDLNNLANLYQSQGRYGKAETLFLRALEIDEQHLGANHPAVAIDLNNLANLYQSQGRYGEAEPLFLRSVEIDEQQLGANHPTIATCLNNLAYLYRSQGRYAEAEPLFLRALEIDEQQLGTDHPDIAIDLNNLALLYKSQGRDAEAESLFLKAWSISQQRLGVDHPQTITVRENLESLRREQQHTP
- a CDS encoding P-loop NTPase fold protein, with the protein product MDQALLSRLQQAYRDLDLFPLITAEEIDKFRVEYGTEVLIRLKRETEAATKDGKLVFAGHRGCGKSTLLKRFSIEMQPHHFTVFFSISDMIEMSDVNHVNILYAIALMLLSKATQAQVEIPPATQKSLLEWFTTTKSTTASKDLKSELAAGGNFFQVLTAKLKQEETFREEIKTTYQYRISELVDKINQIAALIQTAVKKPVLVIIDDLDKLDLALVESIYLKNIKSLFAPGFRIVFTIPISAIREPALIGVLNSEGVVRVQQFPVAKFFSKEDCRTDNAPPIEKTVNVFLEVLKKRVPSDLIEPETAQQIVLKSGGVMRELVRMARECCTESMVLLESEPERQSIKIDDGILTLALRNLRNDFARPLGTKFYSMLVEVYQTQATADTESKEFLDLLHGLYVLEYLNDDLWYDVHPIVADLLKRKHLIQ
- the coaBC gene encoding bifunctional phosphopantothenoylcysteine decarboxylase/phosphopantothenate--cysteine ligase CoaBC; the protein is MAFSPPPTPHPPPFFSGKRILIGIGGGIAAYKVCEVISSLAKVGAEVRAILTDSAQEFITPLTISTLCRHPVYTDQSFWQPIHARPLHIELGEWAEVLVIAPLTANTLAKLVYGMADNLLTNTVLASTCPVLLAPAMNTDMWEQRSVQRNWQQIQTDPRFHAVGPGAGILACDRVGMGRMAEPASILPHILSLLHTQGQRDLAGKQVLISAGGTREYLDPVRFIGNPSTGKMGIALAEAATHRGAGVTLVHAPLEPRLIAELQGVRAIAVTSANEMQQALLDFFPHADWTVMAAAVADVKPASYHAEKLPKSALPETLPLEPVPDIAAKLATLKQPHQKLIGFAAQDGDIETPALEKLQRKKLDAIAANPIDQPNSGFGSDLNQAILLDRNGRKQAIEPCSKLQMAHQLFDFVLGL
- a CDS encoding DUF2555 domain-containing protein, which translates into the protein MWQRSPRAWKRTNRPDTFAELRDWHLLRAIAFQRPELAEPYFYLLDMEPFDEA
- a CDS encoding alpha/beta hydrolase yields the protein MTLQAISVPPASGQPATGVIVLLHGWGANYQDLLGLAPYLDLPTYQFVFPDAPFPHPFNPVGRMWYEFPEEYRFLGKPEFRDRPDLSTSRNLLIDFLKSLPEQTGVPLAHTVLGGFSQGGAMTLDVGLNFPLAGLMVLSGYLHAPLQPQTSSFPPVLMVHGRQDQVVPLVSAHQARASLQSLGVEPEYHEYNMGHEIQPIVLEQMQIFVKEGLSGKE
- a CDS encoding ABC transporter ATP-binding protein, whose amino-acid sequence is MTATSTATDRLIMTEQVCKSFPLPEGKGEFTVLQDINLSVKSGEVLALLGRSGSGKSTLLRIMAGLIPPSKGQVVSNGKRLNGSNKDVSMVFQSFALLPWLTVQENVEVGLEAQGVERKERRQRALKAIDLVGLDGFESAYPKELSGGMRQRVGFARAFVMEPKVLFMDEPFSALDVLTSENLRGEIDDLWNAGTFPSRSIVIVTHNIEEAVFLADRVIILGANPGRIRGELMIDLPRSHDRNSDRFKTLVDYIYTVMTNPDVEVTSGAVASPKVAPSVPRSPYAQVLPHARSGGISGLLELIVDQPEGTDDIPRLAERLQLEVDDLLPILDAAVMLGFAEVFQGDVHLTEIGRDFATTTILRSKDLFRQQVLEHVPMIVSMVKTLQEKQDGSMREDFFLDLLDEHFPREVAVRQFATAVDWGRYAELFEFDASEDRLYLPEPVAAGE
- a CDS encoding ABC transporter permease gives rise to the protein MLKQTFPSREALQRFPFGLADVAVILGTLLLIALVAQVGAGTLVSFRPPEDVPGVTLDPWNLPYYAGRSTLRMFIGLFFSTVFTLVYGYVAAYSRRAEKVLVPLLDILQSVPVLGFLSITVTGFIALFPGSLLGLEAASIFAIFTSQVWNMTFSFYQSLKMVPHELDEAATLYRLSRWQRFTKLEVPSAMIGLVWNAMMSFGGGWFFVAASEAISVLNKQYTLPGIGSYVAEAVGQKNLPALGWAILAMAIVILLVDQLFWRPLIAWSDKFRLEQSAAADAPESWVYDLLKAARLPRLVGRLLTPVGEQVNLWLSRLMPPPSPSGSATPSQAVSDRLYTFVMLGIIGALLLVGVHFILTTVGLEEVFKTFGLGALTLLRVIVLLVFATLIWTPIGVAIGFNPKIARLFQPVAQFLASFPANFIFPFATLFFINSHISINWGSILLMALGAQWYILFNSIAGAMSIPTDLREMATDVGLRGWKLWQKLIIPGIFSAWVTGGITASGGAWNASIVSEVVSWGQTTLIASGLGAYIAEATEKGDWPRITLGIGMMSLFVVGINRLFWRRLYHLAETKYHL